One segment of Vagococcus martis DNA contains the following:
- a CDS encoding DUF4396 domain-containing protein, producing MLTIPYWLTALSWVSIILASICFIYIVCDIIKHPQQMKIMTLVWPLTALFGSIIWVIAYKKWGENNSSHEMVMDGSMNMENSMNPKPMAVSVFIGTCHCGAGCSLADLMIEWLLYFFPTLYIFGGYPTIFSQKLFSGFVLAFILALCIGIMFQYFAIVPMKHLSRKEGILAAIKADTLSLSCWQIGMYITVSLCQLVVFPHCFGGAIPPTSPVFWFMMQIAMLVGFCTAYPMNWFLIKTGVKERM from the coding sequence ATGTTAACTATACCCTATTGGTTAACAGCTTTATCGTGGGTTAGTATCATACTCGCAAGTATCTGTTTTATTTATATTGTATGTGATATCATCAAACATCCACAACAAATGAAAATAATGACTCTTGTTTGGCCATTAACAGCTTTATTTGGTTCAATTATATGGGTTATAGCTTACAAAAAGTGGGGTGAAAATAACTCATCACATGAGATGGTAATGGATGGTTCGATGAACATGGAAAATTCAATGAACCCAAAACCGATGGCTGTGTCTGTTTTTATTGGAACATGTCATTGTGGAGCTGGATGCAGTTTAGCTGACTTGATGATAGAATGGCTTTTATATTTTTTTCCAACACTCTATATTTTTGGTGGCTATCCTACTATTTTCTCTCAAAAATTATTCTCTGGATTTGTTTTAGCCTTTATTCTTGCACTTTGTATCGGCATTATGTTTCAATATTTTGCTATTGTGCCTATGAAGCATTTGTCTAGAAAAGAGGGGATTTTAGCGGCTATAAAAGCAGACACATTGTCTTTATCTTGTTGGCAAATCGGAATGTATATTACGGTATCATTATGTCAATTAGTTGTATTTCCTCATTGTTTTGGAGGAGCGATTCCCCCAACAAGTCCAGTTTTTTGGTTTATGATGCAGATTGCTATGTTAGTAGGTTTTTGTACAGCATATCCAATGAATTGGTTTCTTATAAAAACTGGTGTAAAAGAGCGAATGTAA
- a CDS encoding HdeD family acid-resistance protein: protein MSNERNGFDWFSFLLGILFIFASLTSFQDPTGNLVAIVVVFGMFAIIKGIFELFLRKKVREFTGISSTMPIIVGVFDVIVGIFLLFNISAGVIALPFVFAVWFLVDSFVGLFSSGALKNSSTGYYWFSIIINILGVIVGFMLLMNPVSSALTLSFLVGFYFMMFGITEITYAFR from the coding sequence ATGTCAAATGAACGAAATGGTTTTGATTGGTTTTCATTTTTACTAGGGATTTTATTTATTTTTGCTTCACTTACGTCTTTTCAAGACCCAACAGGAAATTTAGTAGCCATTGTGGTCGTGTTTGGAATGTTTGCTATTATAAAGGGGATTTTTGAATTATTTTTAAGAAAAAAAGTCAGAGAGTTTACGGGAATATCTTCCACAATGCCAATTATTGTTGGGGTATTTGATGTAATTGTTGGAATTTTTTTATTGTTTAATATCTCAGCAGGTGTCATTGCATTACCTTTTGTTTTTGCTGTTTGGTTTTTAGTAGATTCTTTTGTTGGTTTGTTTAGTTCAGGTGCCTTAAAAAACAGTAGTACAGGTTATTATTGGTTCTCTATTATTATTAATATTTTAGGTGTGATTGTTGGGTTTATGTTATTAATGAATCCGGTATCGTCCGCTTTAACCTTAAGCTTTTTAGTAGGATTTTACTTTATGATGTTTGGTATTACAGAAATCACATATGCTTTTCGTTAG
- a CDS encoding endonuclease: protein MKKILNIIVGVMVSSLIIILLFIGYLTVNEYKPKKMEDLTITNGKKELIKHHDISLLTLNIGYGGLSNSEDFFMDGGKTVQPKSSEFIKQNLTGIINMLKEHPSDIYLLQEVDINSKRSYYINQKSILSTSLHMPSVFAYNFNVPYVPFPLPPIGKVESGIATMTNLNMNEAKRIALPNPFPWPISLANLKRALLETRFPIKDSKKELVVFNLHLDAYDDGQGKIEQSKLLKKMIETEYNKGNYVIAGGDFNQVFDGSHPFPNTGQNGWKPGSISSTDIPDHFSFSYDDTHPSVRVLNHAFTGNYESSQVYVIDGFIVSDNIKVKRTNSFDYNFKYTDHHPVQTIIHLQD from the coding sequence ATGAAAAAGATATTAAACATAATCGTTGGAGTTATGGTGAGTTCGTTAATTATTATATTGTTATTTATTGGTTATCTCACTGTAAATGAATACAAACCTAAAAAAATGGAAGATTTAACCATTACGAATGGAAAAAAAGAGTTAATAAAGCACCATGATATTTCATTGTTAACACTAAATATTGGTTATGGGGGCTTATCTAACTCCGAAGATTTTTTTATGGATGGTGGAAAAACGGTTCAACCAAAATCAAGTGAGTTTATAAAACAAAACTTAACTGGTATTATAAACATGTTAAAAGAGCATCCTTCTGATATTTATCTTTTACAAGAAGTCGATATTAATTCAAAACGCTCATATTATATAAATCAAAAAAGTATATTGTCAACATCACTTCATATGCCTAGTGTTTTTGCTTACAATTTCAATGTTCCCTATGTTCCCTTTCCCTTACCTCCAATTGGCAAAGTAGAAAGTGGTATAGCGACTATGACTAACTTAAATATGAATGAAGCCAAACGTATCGCATTACCAAATCCTTTTCCATGGCCAATCAGCCTAGCTAATTTAAAACGTGCATTGCTTGAAACAAGATTTCCTATTAAGGATAGCAAAAAAGAATTAGTTGTTTTTAATTTACATTTGGATGCCTATGATGACGGACAAGGGAAGATCGAACAAAGTAAATTACTAAAAAAAATGATTGAAACAGAATATAACAAAGGTAATTATGTCATTGCCGGGGGAGATTTTAATCAAGTCTTTGATGGAAGTCATCCCTTTCCAAACACAGGACAGAATGGATGGAAACCTGGGAGTATTAGTTCAACTGATATCCCTGACCATTTCTCTTTTTCATATGATGATACCCATCCATCAGTCAGAGTATTAAACCATGCTTTTACTGGTAATTATGAATCCTCTCAAGTCTATGTGATTGATGGCTTTATCGTTTCAGATAATATCAAAGTTAAACGAACGAATAGTTTTGACTACAACTTCAAATACACTGATCATCACCCTGTACAAACCATTATTCATTTACAAGATTAG